The following are from one region of the bacterium genome:
- a CDS encoding 3-oxoacid CoA-transferase subunit B: protein MTKQPLAREQMATRVAMELADGFYVNLGIGMPMLVATHIPAGRTVYFQSENGVLGCGPHAKPGEEDTDLSNAGDENITVIPGAAFFDSGLSFDMIRGGHLDVTVLGGFQVSEKGDLANWKLPTRKVGSYGGAMDLATGAKKVIVLMQHVTRDGEARIVKECTYPLTCKSCVDMVVTDLAVIDVTPKGLLLRELAPGWTADDVQKLTGPKLIIDKVQAYRLHI from the coding sequence ATGACAAAGCAGCCGCTCGCCAGGGAGCAGATGGCGACCAGGGTGGCCATGGAGCTCGCCGACGGGTTCTACGTGAACCTCGGCATCGGCATGCCCATGCTCGTGGCCACGCATATCCCGGCCGGCCGCACCGTCTATTTTCAGTCCGAGAACGGGGTGCTGGGCTGCGGTCCGCACGCGAAACCTGGCGAGGAGGACACGGATCTCTCCAACGCCGGCGACGAGAACATCACCGTCATACCGGGTGCGGCCTTTTTCGACAGCGGGCTTTCCTTCGACATGATCAGGGGGGGGCACTTGGACGTGACGGTGCTCGGAGGCTTCCAGGTCTCTGAGAAGGGCGATCTGGCCAACTGGAAGCTGCCCACGAGGAAGGTCGGCAGTTACGGTGGGGCCATGGACCTGGCCACAGGTGCAAAGAAGGTGATCGTGCTCATGCAGCACGTGACCAGGGATGGCGAGGCCCGGATTGTGAAGGAGTGCACCTACCCCCTGACCTGCAAGAGCTGTGTGGACATGGTCGTGACCGACCTCGCGGTCATCGACGTCACCCCAAAGGGGCTTCTCCTTCGCGAGCTGGCCCCCGGCTGGACAGCGGATGATGTCCAGAAATTGACGGGACCTAAGTTAATTATAGATAAAGTTCAAGCATATAGACTGCACATTTAA